One stretch of Ooceraea biroi isolate clonal line C1 chromosome 4, Obir_v5.4, whole genome shotgun sequence DNA includes these proteins:
- the LOC105275823 gene encoding nuclear receptor subfamily 2 group F member 6 isoform X1: MRSRRLPRSQFSLQTGSMKMEENGRGETLCKVCGDKASGKHYGVPSCDGCRGFFKRSIRRYARNLDYVCKENGRCIVDVSRRNQCQACRFTKCLQVNMKRDAVQHERAPRSTSSLVAAARRTPSGLYTSIPNVYHPTGSAYHPLLYPALFPFKPTVPTFTPSVAHFLPRPSAESLSMTTAKEDEVTSSEEAATVDVRVESKEELVSTRLAPPVITSVPSEYTMQGLSLLPTENIYEFAAKLLFFAVRWARSIHSFLQLPYRDQTILLEESWSELFVLTAAQWNFPVDETTLVPVDMPLERREVLVDKARRLRELLAKCIALRVDHSEYACLKAIVLFKAESRGLCEPGRVSALQEQTVAVFCERDARRVGRLLLLLPPARALCRATLHELLFKPTVGDVSVERLLGDMVGALRPT; the protein is encoded by the exons ATGCGAAGTCGACGTCTTCCACGAAGTCAATTTTCGTTGCAAACAGGTTCGATGAAAATGGAGGAGAACGGACGCGGCGAAACGCTGTGCAAGGTCTGTGGCGACAAGGCTTCCGGCAAGCATTACGGGGTGCCAAGCTGCGACGGATGTCGGGGTTTCTTCAAGCGGTCTATCCGCAGGTACGCGAG GAATTTGGATTATGTGTGCAAGGAGAACGGACGTTGCATCGTGGACGTCTCGCGGCGCAATCAGTGTCAAGCCTGCCGCTTTACAAAGTGCCTTCAGGTCAACATGAAGCGAGACG CTGTGCAACACGAGAGAGCACCAAGGAGCACGTCGTCTCTGGTTGCGGCGGCGAGGAGGACTCCCTCGGGACTCTACACGAGCATCCCCAACGTTTATCATCCTACGGGCAGCGCCTATCACCCTCTCCTATACCCCGCGTTGTTCCCCTTCAAGCCCACGGTACCAACATTCACCCCGTCAGTCG CGCATTTCTTGCCACGGCCGTCTGCGGAATCGTTGTCCATGACTACCGCCAAGGAGGACGAAGTTACCAGCTCCGAGGAAGCGGCTACCGTCGACGTCAGAGTTGAATCAAAAG AGGAACTGGTGAGTACCCGCTTGGCGCCGCCAGTCATCACTTCCGTCCCGTCGGAGTACACCATGCAAGGCTTGTCTCTCCTGCCGACCGAAAATATCTACGAGTTTGCGGCGAAGTTGCTCTTCTTCGCTGTCAGATGGGCGAGGAGTATACACTCCTTTTTGCAA ctTCCGTACAGAGATCAAACTATTCTCCTGGAAGAATCGTGGAGCGAGTTGTTTGTACTAACGGCGGCGCAATGGAACTTCCCCGTGGATGAAACCACCCTGGTGCCCGTGGATATGCCGTTGGAGCGAAGGGAGGTTCTCGTCGACAAAGCGAGAAGACTGAGAGAACTTCTAGCTAAATGCATCGCGCTCAGAGTGGATCATTCGGAATATGCGTGCTTAAAGGCCATAGTTCTCTTCAAAGCAG AATCGCGCGGCCTCTGCGAGCCGGGGCGAGTGTCGGCGTTGCAGGAACAAACGGTGGCGGTGTTTTGCGAGAGGGATGCGCGCAGGGTGGGTCGATTGCTACTGCTGTTACCACCGGCGCGTGCACTCTGTCGTGCCACCCTGCACGAGTTGCTGTTCAAGCCGACGGTCGGCGACGTCAGCGTGGAACGACTGCTGGGCGATATGGTTGGCGCCCTCAGGCCCACCTAA
- the LOC105275823 gene encoding nuclear receptor subfamily 2 group F member 6 isoform X3, with protein sequence MKMEENGRGETLCKVCGDKASGKHYGVPSCDGCRGFFKRSIRRYARNLDYVCKENGRCIVDVSRRNQCQACRFTKCLQVNMKRDAVQHERAPRSTSSLVAAARRTPSGLYTSIPNVYHPTGSAYHPLLYPALFPFKPTVPTFTPSVAHFLPRPSAESLSMTTAKEDEVTSSEEAATVDVRVESKEELVSTRLAPPVITSVPSEYTMQGLSLLPTENIYEFAAKLLFFAVRWARSIHSFLQLPYRDQTILLEESWSELFVLTAAQWNFPVDETTLVPVDMPLERREVLVDKARRLRELLAKCIALRVDHSEYACLKAIVLFKAESRGLCEPGRVSALQEQTVAVFCERDARRVGRLLLLLPPARALCRATLHELLFKPTVGDVSVERLLGDMVGALRPT encoded by the exons ATGAAAATGGAGGAGAACGGACGCGGCGAAACGCTGTGCAAGGTCTGTGGCGACAAGGCTTCCGGCAAGCATTACGGGGTGCCAAGCTGCGACGGATGTCGGGGTTTCTTCAAGCGGTCTATCCGCAGGTACGCGAG GAATTTGGATTATGTGTGCAAGGAGAACGGACGTTGCATCGTGGACGTCTCGCGGCGCAATCAGTGTCAAGCCTGCCGCTTTACAAAGTGCCTTCAGGTCAACATGAAGCGAGACG CTGTGCAACACGAGAGAGCACCAAGGAGCACGTCGTCTCTGGTTGCGGCGGCGAGGAGGACTCCCTCGGGACTCTACACGAGCATCCCCAACGTTTATCATCCTACGGGCAGCGCCTATCACCCTCTCCTATACCCCGCGTTGTTCCCCTTCAAGCCCACGGTACCAACATTCACCCCGTCAGTCG CGCATTTCTTGCCACGGCCGTCTGCGGAATCGTTGTCCATGACTACCGCCAAGGAGGACGAAGTTACCAGCTCCGAGGAAGCGGCTACCGTCGACGTCAGAGTTGAATCAAAAG AGGAACTGGTGAGTACCCGCTTGGCGCCGCCAGTCATCACTTCCGTCCCGTCGGAGTACACCATGCAAGGCTTGTCTCTCCTGCCGACCGAAAATATCTACGAGTTTGCGGCGAAGTTGCTCTTCTTCGCTGTCAGATGGGCGAGGAGTATACACTCCTTTTTGCAA ctTCCGTACAGAGATCAAACTATTCTCCTGGAAGAATCGTGGAGCGAGTTGTTTGTACTAACGGCGGCGCAATGGAACTTCCCCGTGGATGAAACCACCCTGGTGCCCGTGGATATGCCGTTGGAGCGAAGGGAGGTTCTCGTCGACAAAGCGAGAAGACTGAGAGAACTTCTAGCTAAATGCATCGCGCTCAGAGTGGATCATTCGGAATATGCGTGCTTAAAGGCCATAGTTCTCTTCAAAGCAG AATCGCGCGGCCTCTGCGAGCCGGGGCGAGTGTCGGCGTTGCAGGAACAAACGGTGGCGGTGTTTTGCGAGAGGGATGCGCGCAGGGTGGGTCGATTGCTACTGCTGTTACCACCGGCGCGTGCACTCTGTCGTGCCACCCTGCACGAGTTGCTGTTCAAGCCGACGGTCGGCGACGTCAGCGTGGAACGACTGCTGGGCGATATGGTTGGCGCCCTCAGGCCCACCTAA
- the LOC105277093 gene encoding collagen alpha-1(I) chain produces MDAVDVIRATGMQQEPIGVKVTRGRCGNDTVAYDIAETALLVSNTNTLFPNGIPRDFSILTVVKPKAGYPTSTLFAIYSDSGDEELVLSLGPNISFFYSTNSGHKDVPVFFDVNISDGEWHRLGVSVKGDAVTIILDCDRQITRKLRRSSKDTISVISFLIIGQQLLNSNNLYLGSLEMLKIAPNPDAAYEICTMFAPDCKPRSRIESRYNFTSSPNENDYEENSSEDNESLHTSYEVETTTTAYTTELNYQENSGAPTINPYYEESYHKNRGPAGPRGFPGPPGTPGPQGKKGEAGRDGLAGLQGVPGPPGNVFVIPLLNQQDNEKGPDSQAEMLRQLLSQHMLAIRGIEGPMGLTGISGPEGPPGSQGEKGEPGDIGEPGPRGERGSPGNPGREGRRGRPGRNGERGPTGLPGMKGEEGPRGLPGLPGDKGERGFPGISGESGLPGHEGLQGEDGAPGLPGLPGELGPRGFIGPRGFPGPPGNPGIPGNEGPPGLKGNAGPLGPPGAPGLLGPAGSIGSPGPQGLLGPTGLVGPQGKSGIPGLPGADGSPGLPGNPGIPGMKGEQGLPGPQGSIGFPGVRGVKGDEGQRGPPGERGEKGERGLEGEKGDTGAKGEPGATGPQGIPGLEGLEGPKGLEGPRGETGSAGPPGDKGKIGVPGFPGYPGNLGEKGDKGEPGSQGPSGDKGDRGSDGLQGERGETGPRGYRGVRGRRGAEGLPGSKGDTGQPGPPGPPGDVGIPGIEGLPGYVGLPGMTGVDGKDGIPGPPGERGPIGESGPPGPPGTPGVIGPPGPPGEPGKSGETGAPGSPGLLGEVGPPGEQGKEGSPGPVGLMGPEGPQGPGGLPGFPGERGFSGLPGMDGTKGEMGPVGVPGPPGDKGAPGDPGMDGSSGLRGKQGREGPQGPPGLKGDRGEPGPIGPTGRDGLPGQRGLPGAPGPLGNPGEDGDKGDVGPPGEKGFKGSQGEMGPPGLQGIPGPRGEPGLMGSPGEKGPPGEIGRQGTKGENGPIGPNGLAGPVGLAGLPGLPGVKGEIGDPGAIGPIGPPGLPGEQGRRGSRGPMGMEGPPGPEGRQGEKGETGTPGPLGIPGLEGIQGEKGSPGVKGEQGKEGPFGFPGLDGLIGVDGPKGDIGVPGMPGSPGQSGPVGAKGEPGKDGEEGPEGKPGISGEPGPPGKEGLSGPPGKQGPEGPAGQQGNTGLPGEKGDIGPLGAQGLRGFTGIPGLPGLPGLRGERGSPGVAGEPGLTGKPGADGLPGTIGPIGPQGPKGDRGRRGIKGHRGDLGHIGIKGDQGERGEKGERGTPGPEGPYGSSGTAGPIGLKGNMGIMGLPGQQGSPGPKGEAGHDGMKGDIGSQGPPGPPGPTIYLRQYSSGGKLHSVPDSSSRKKRDVLENIYVDDELDASFLHMYNSISDMRQKLDVIRKPTGTKENPVRTCRDLFYGQPQSKDGWYWIDPNLGMPDDAIYVYCNISNMGETCIFPDIHSSHMPNVPWKKDKNKSDWFSHLRGGFRVTYKTVGVVQMNFLRLLSDEGFQNFTYTCTNSVAWHKSDDSAYDHDLSLRFLGDNGNEFSYNGTRPHVLVDGCRNRKGKTKTVFLVRTKKLQQLPLIDFYPIDYGSPEQGFGFTVGPVCFK; encoded by the exons ATGGATGCAGTGGATGTGATAAGAGCCACAGGGATGCAACAGGAACCTATCGGAGTGAAGGTAACGAGAGGTCGTTGCGGAAATGACACGGTAGCATACGATATCGCGGAAACCGCGTTGTTGGTGAGCAATACAAATACGTTATTTCCAAACGGTATACCACGAGATTTTTCCATCCTGACCGTAGTGAAACCAAAAGCCG GCTATCCTACGTCTACACTCTTCGCTATCTATAGCGATAGTGGCGACGAAGAGCTGGTACTCTCATTGGGACCCAATATTAGCTTTTTCTACAGCACAAATTCAGGCCATAAGGATGTGCCAGTTTTCTTCGATGTTAATATCTCCGACGGAGAGTGGCATCGCTTAGGAGTCAGCGTCAAAGGCGACGCTGTTACGATAATTCTTGATTGTGATAGACAAATCACGAGGAAACTGCGAAGAAGCAGCAAGGATACCATCAGCGTTATCAGCTTCCTCATCATCGGGCAGCAACTTTTGAACAGCAACAATTTATATCta GGAAGTCTCGAGATGCTGAAGATTGCTCCGAATCCGGATGCTGCTTACGAGATTTGCACCATGTTTGCGCCAGATTGTAAACCTCGATCAAGGATCGAGAGCAGATACAACTTTACTTCTTCTCCAAACGAAAATGATTACGAGGAAAATTCGAGTGAAGATAACGAGAGTTTACAC ACATCTTATGAAGTGGAAACGACAACGACTGCATACACGACGGAGTTAAACTATCAAGAGAATTCCGGGGCACCGACTATTAATCCTTACTACGAAGAATCATACCATAAAAATCGTGGTCCAGCCGGGCCCCGTGGATTTCCTGGGCCACCGGGTACACCCGGACCTCAGGGCAAAAAGGGCGAAGCCGGCCGAGATGGATTGGCCGGGCTACAAGGTGTACCTGGTCCACCAGGTAACGTCTTTGTAATACCATTATTGAATCAGCAGGATAATGAGAAAGGACCAGATTCTCAAGCAGAAATGTTGAGGCAATTACTATCACAACACATGCTCGCGATAAGAGGCATAGAGGGGCCGATGGGCTTGACAGGTATTTCGGGACCTGAAGGACCGCCCGGTTCTCAGGGTGAGAAAGGAGAACCTGGTGATATCGGCGAACCCGGGCCTAGAGGAGAAAGAG GAAGTCCCGGGAATCCTGGCAGAGAAGGCAGAAGGGGTCGTCCTGGAAGAAATGGTGAGCGCGGTCCCACTGGACTACCAGGGATGAAAGGCGAAGAAGGACCGAGAGGACTACCAGGTTTACCGGGTGATAAAGGTGAACGGGGATTTCCGGGGATATCTGGAGAATCAGGTTTGCCGGGCCATGAAGGATTGCAAGGCGAGGATGGTGCTCCTGGTTTACCAGGCTTACCTGGTGAATtg GGTCCGAGAGGGTTTATTGGACCAAGAGGATTTCCTGGGCCACCAGGTAATCCCGGTATTCCCGGAAACGAAGGACCGCCAGGACTTAAAGGTAACGCGGGACCACTAGGTCCACCTGGTGCACCCGGTCTATTAGGACCCGCAGGCTCAATAGGATCACCTGGACCGCAAGGTTTGCTAGGACCAACTGGTTTAGTC GGTCCACAAGGAAAGTCTGGAATTCCTGGACTCCCAGGTGCTGATGGGTCTCCTGGTCTTCCGGGTAATCCTGGAATCCCTGGGATGAAGGGCGAGCAAGGTCTACCAGGTCCTCAAGGGTCAATAGGTTTTCCGGGCGTACGGGGTGTGAAAGGTGATGAAGGACAACGTGGTCCGCCAGGTGAACGTGGCGAAAAGGGCGAGAGAGGATTGGAGGGCGAGAAAGGCGATACTGGAGCAAAAGGAGAACCTGGAGCAACGGGGCCACAAGGAATTCCAGGTCTCGAAGGATTGGAAGGACCGAAAGGTCTTGAAGGTCCTCGTGGTGAAACTGGATCCGCTGGCCCTCCTGGAGACAAAGGAAAGATAGGAGTACCAGGGTTTCCCGGATATCCTGGAAATCTAGGAGAGAAAGGAGATAAGGGTGAACCAGGATCCCAAGGTCCCAGTGGTGATAAAGGAGACAGG GGAAGTGACGGATTGCAGGGAGAACGTGGTGAAACTGGACCAAGG ggATACAGAGGAGTTCGTGGTAGAAGAGGTGCGGAAGGATTGCCAGGATCAAAAGGTGACACCGGTCAGCCAGGGCCTCCGGGACCACCGGGAGACGTCGGTATTCCTGGTATTGAAGGTTTACCTGGATATGTGGGGCTGCCCGGTATGACAGGCGTCGATGGAAAAGATGGCATACCAGGACCACCGGGCGAACGCGGTCCAATCGGAGAATCTGGGCCTCCAGGACCTCCAGGAACTCCCGGTGTCATCGGTCCTCCAGGACCGCCTGGAGAACCTGGTAAGTCGGGCGAAACTGGAGCACCTGGCAGTCCAGGACTTCTGGGAGAAGTTGGTCCACCAGGCGAGCAAGGGAAGGAAGGATCTCCGGGTCCTGTAGGTTTAATGGGACCTGAAGGACCGCAGGGTCCTGGCGGATTACCAGGATTTCCGGGTGAAAGAGGATTCTCGGGTCTGCCG gGAATGGACGGCACGAAAGGAGAAATGGGTCCTGTTGGAGTTCCAGGACCGCCTGGTGATAAAGGTGCTCCCGGTGATCCTGGTATGGATGGATCGTCAGGTCTGAGAGGAAAACAAGGACGCGAAGGCCCACAAGGTCCACCGGGACTTAAAGGCGATAGG GGTGAACCTGGACCAATTGGACCTACAGGTCGTGATGGTTTGCCAGGACAACGAGGTTTACCGGGTGCACCTGGACCGCTCGGAAATCCGGGCGAGGACGGCGATAAAGGAGACGTAGGTCCACCGGGTGAGAAAGGATTTAAAGGCTCTCAAGGAGAAATG GGTCCTCCAGGTTTGCAAGGTATACCAGGACCACGCGGTGAGCCTGGATTAATGGGGTCTCCTGGAGAGAAAGGACCGCCAGGCGAGATAGGAAGACAAGGAACAAAAGGCGAGAATGGTCCAATCGGACCAAATGGATTGGCTGGGCCTGTGGGATTGGCAGGTTTACCGGGTTTACCGGGTGTAAAAGGTGAAATTGGAGATCCTGGAGCAATTGGACCCATAGGTCCACCGGGTCTTCCGGGAGAACAGGGCCGAAGAGGATCAAGAGGTCCCATGGGTATGGAAGGTCCACCAGGTCCAGAAGGTCGTCAAGGTGAAAAAGGAGAAACTGGAACTCCGGGACCACTCGGAATACCGGGGCTAGAAGGCATAcag gGAGAAAAAGGTTCTCCGGGCGTGAAAGGAGAGCAAGGCAAAGAAGGACCTTTCGGCTTTCCAGGATTGGACGGATTAATTGGAGTAGATGGACCGAAAGGTGATATTGGTGTGCCTGGTATGCCCGGTTCACCTGGACAGTCTGGTCCTGTAGGTGCGAAAGGCGAGCCTGGAAAGGACGGTGAGGAGGGACCAGAAGGCAAGCCGGGGATATCAGGTGAACCTGGACCTCCTGGCAAGGAAGGATTATCGGGTCCTCCCGGAAAACAG GGTCCAGAAGGTCCAGCAGGCCAGCAAGGTAACACAGGTTTGCCAGGAGAGAAAGGAGATATAGGTCCGCTTGGAGCGCAAGGACTTCGAGGATTCACTGGAATTCCAGGGCTGCCTGGCCTGCCTGGCCTGCGAGGTGAAAGAGGTTCACCAGGAGTGGCTGGGGAACCAGGTCTCACGGGCAAACCGGGCGCTGATGGATTACCTGGAACGATCGGTCCAATCGGTCCGCAAGGTCCTAAAGGTGACAGGGGTCGCAGAGGTATCAAAGGACATCGGGGCGATCTAGGACACATCGGAATCAAGGGTGATCAAGGAGAAAGAGGCGAGAAAGGCGAGCGTGGGACACCTGGACCAGAAGGGCCCTATGGAAGTTCTGGAACCGCTGGTCCAATCGGATTGAAAGGAAATATGGGCATTATGGGCTTACCTGGACAACAAGGATCGCCTGGACCTAAAGGCGAGGCCGGACACGATGGAATGAAGGGCGACATAGGCTCACAGGGCCCACCGGGACCACCTGGTCCAACAATTTACTTACGACAATATAGTTCTGGTGGAAAATTGCACTCTGTTCCAGATTCATCAAGCAGAAAGAAACGCGATGTCTTAGAAAATAT ATACGTAGACGACGAGTTAGATGCGAGTTTCTTACACATGTACAACTCCATTTCCGACATGCGGCAAAAATTGGACGTAATACGTAAACCGACTGGTACCAAGGAGAATCCGGTAAGGACATGCAGGGATTTGTTCTATGGACAGCCTCAATCTAAAGATG GTTGGTACTGGATCGATCCAAACCTGGGCATGCCTGACGATGCCATTTACGTATATTGCAACATCTCCAACATGGGTGAGACATGCATCTTTCCTGATATTCACAGCAGTCACATGCCGAATGTTCCATGGAAGAAGgacaaaaataaaagcgaTTGGTTCTCGCATTTACGAGGAGGCTTCAGA gTTACTTATAAAACGGTCGGAGTAGTACAAATGAACTTCTTACGTTTACTTAGTGACGAAGGCTTTCAGAATTTCACATATACGTGTACGAATAGCGTTGCCTGGCACAAAAGCGATGATTCCGCTTACGATCATGATCTTTCGCTGCGATTTCTTGGCGATAACGGCAATGAATTCTCGTACAATGGTACGAGACCACATGTCCTCGTAGACGGCTGCAGGAACCGAAAGGGCAAGACCAAGACTGTGTTCTTAGTTCGCACCAAGAAACTGCAACAGCTGCCACTAATCGATTTTTACCCAATCGACTACGGATCACCGGAACAAGGTTTCGGCTTCACGGTTGGTCCGgtttgctttaaataa
- the LOC105275777 gene encoding ATP synthase subunit d, mitochondrial produces the protein MSRRAIKAINWSALAERVPETERAAFVAFKAKSDEHLRRMSANPETVPKLDWAYYQKNIPLAGLVDKFQKEYESLKVPYPPDNYTSEVDALEKRVMAELEKFAQESNERIAKSTKEVERIKKMLPFSEMTMEDFRDLYPHIAINPDKPTVWPHTPDVQPENEKGRPSVH, from the exons ATGTCACGCAGGGCGATCAAAGCGATTAATTGGTCGGCACTCGCCGAAAGAGTTCCGGAGACGGAAAGGGCCGCATTCGTCGCTTTCAAAGCCAAATCTGATGAACACCTGCGACG AATGAGTgcaaatccagaaacagtgccAAAACTAGATTGGGCCTATTACCAGAAGAATATCCCGCTGGCTGGATTAGTCGATAAATTTCAGAAAGAATATGAGTCCCTGAAGGTGCCGTATCCACCGGATAATTATACTTCAGAAGTCGACGCTCTAGAAAAGAGAGTG ATGGCTGAACTTGAGAAGTTCGCACAAGAGTCAAACGAGCGCATTGCTAAATCCACCAAGGAAGTcgaaagaataaagaaaatgttacCGTTCTCCGAAATGACAATGGAAGATTTCCGGGATCTCTACCCGCATATAGCCATAAACCCGGACAAACCCACGGTATGGCCGCACACACCTGACGTACAACCGGAGAATGAGAAAGGACGACCATCGGTTCATTAA
- the LOC105275823 gene encoding nuclear receptor subfamily 2 group F member 6 isoform X2 — translation MRSRRLPRSQFSLQTGSMKMEENGRGETLCKVCGDKASGKHYGVPSCDGCRGFFKRSIRRNLDYVCKENGRCIVDVSRRNQCQACRFTKCLQVNMKRDAVQHERAPRSTSSLVAAARRTPSGLYTSIPNVYHPTGSAYHPLLYPALFPFKPTVPTFTPSVAHFLPRPSAESLSMTTAKEDEVTSSEEAATVDVRVESKEELVSTRLAPPVITSVPSEYTMQGLSLLPTENIYEFAAKLLFFAVRWARSIHSFLQLPYRDQTILLEESWSELFVLTAAQWNFPVDETTLVPVDMPLERREVLVDKARRLRELLAKCIALRVDHSEYACLKAIVLFKAESRGLCEPGRVSALQEQTVAVFCERDARRVGRLLLLLPPARALCRATLHELLFKPTVGDVSVERLLGDMVGALRPT, via the exons ATGCGAAGTCGACGTCTTCCACGAAGTCAATTTTCGTTGCAAACAGGTTCGATGAAAATGGAGGAGAACGGACGCGGCGAAACGCTGTGCAAGGTCTGTGGCGACAAGGCTTCCGGCAAGCATTACGGGGTGCCAAGCTGCGACGGATGTCGGGGTTTCTTCAAGCGGTCTATCCGCAG GAATTTGGATTATGTGTGCAAGGAGAACGGACGTTGCATCGTGGACGTCTCGCGGCGCAATCAGTGTCAAGCCTGCCGCTTTACAAAGTGCCTTCAGGTCAACATGAAGCGAGACG CTGTGCAACACGAGAGAGCACCAAGGAGCACGTCGTCTCTGGTTGCGGCGGCGAGGAGGACTCCCTCGGGACTCTACACGAGCATCCCCAACGTTTATCATCCTACGGGCAGCGCCTATCACCCTCTCCTATACCCCGCGTTGTTCCCCTTCAAGCCCACGGTACCAACATTCACCCCGTCAGTCG CGCATTTCTTGCCACGGCCGTCTGCGGAATCGTTGTCCATGACTACCGCCAAGGAGGACGAAGTTACCAGCTCCGAGGAAGCGGCTACCGTCGACGTCAGAGTTGAATCAAAAG AGGAACTGGTGAGTACCCGCTTGGCGCCGCCAGTCATCACTTCCGTCCCGTCGGAGTACACCATGCAAGGCTTGTCTCTCCTGCCGACCGAAAATATCTACGAGTTTGCGGCGAAGTTGCTCTTCTTCGCTGTCAGATGGGCGAGGAGTATACACTCCTTTTTGCAA ctTCCGTACAGAGATCAAACTATTCTCCTGGAAGAATCGTGGAGCGAGTTGTTTGTACTAACGGCGGCGCAATGGAACTTCCCCGTGGATGAAACCACCCTGGTGCCCGTGGATATGCCGTTGGAGCGAAGGGAGGTTCTCGTCGACAAAGCGAGAAGACTGAGAGAACTTCTAGCTAAATGCATCGCGCTCAGAGTGGATCATTCGGAATATGCGTGCTTAAAGGCCATAGTTCTCTTCAAAGCAG AATCGCGCGGCCTCTGCGAGCCGGGGCGAGTGTCGGCGTTGCAGGAACAAACGGTGGCGGTGTTTTGCGAGAGGGATGCGCGCAGGGTGGGTCGATTGCTACTGCTGTTACCACCGGCGCGTGCACTCTGTCGTGCCACCCTGCACGAGTTGCTGTTCAAGCCGACGGTCGGCGACGTCAGCGTGGAACGACTGCTGGGCGATATGGTTGGCGCCCTCAGGCCCACCTAA